In Brachypodium distachyon strain Bd21 chromosome 2, Brachypodium_distachyon_v3.0, whole genome shotgun sequence, one genomic interval encodes:
- the LOC100830426 gene encoding uncharacterized protein LOC100830426: MGAGGKGWLETARRGVRTAWFMVVMVASLLVASAPVVVAAGDVAVALWLEVRLGCLSCRGLRDHFERYGFRSSLVDIPLVSVVRSLVITCVYLVCDTSGLSHGPYLGTTTFCSSASLLILLLKACVYSPAQDIGPELSPSLADHKLNMKKLWGMPVLFLSSLVFALGHVVVAYRTSCRARRKLLIHRIDPESILAYKNAFPGCYKVPRSPTPHSGKLYSRSESETKRKTVVHDDRNIPISFLADSESMFIACQGITVHYKMSDPSSCVSPPPESFPEIKHDVFSSSISPRRQRHESPPSASSSTRRLLNRSFSHQYHQTSLYAPLLAEPVTSPTLSDDIPLLSLDDGSLASCLKPVGFDLEAGERGKFAVVLVHGFGGGVFSWRHVSNLLARQVGCMVLAFDRPGWGLTSRPRRKDWEDKNLPNPYELESQVDLLISFCSDMGLRSVVLVGHDDGGLLALRTAEKLRVAGDSRKVEVKGVVLIGVSLSREVIPAFARILLHTPLRKKHMVRPLLRTEITQVINRRAWFDATKLTTDILNLYKAPLFVEGWDEALHEVGRLSFSTVLPPKRAGELLKSVEDLPVLVVAGSEDVLVSLKSAQIMASKLVNSRLVTISECGHLPHEECAKALLSALSPFISRLVSSDDSLQRL, translated from the exons ATGGGTGCGGGCGGGAAGGGGTGGCTGGAGACGGCTAGGCGCGGGGTGAGGACAGCGTGGTTCATGGTCGTGATGGTGGCGTCGCTGCTCGTCGCGTCGGCGCCCgtggtggtggccgccggcgacgtcGCCGTGGCGCTCTGGCTCGAGGTGCGCCTCGGGTGCCTCAGCTGCCGCGGCCTTCGGGACCACTTCGAGCGGTACGGCTTCCGGAGCTCGCTCGTCGACATACCGCTCGTCTCCGTGGTTCGGTCCCTCGTCATCACCT GTGTATACCTTGTGTGTGATACTTCAGGTCTCTCTCATGGTCCCTACCTTGGAACGACTACTTTCTGTTCCTCGGCTTCGCTGCTCATCTTGCTGTTGAAGGCCTGCGTTTACAGTCCGGCACAGGACATTGGGCCTGAGCTCTCGCCGTCATTGGCGGATCACAAGCTAAATATGAAGAAGCTATGGGGAATGCCTGTGCTTTTTCTGTCTTCCTTGGTCTTTGCTCTGGGtcatgttgttgttgcttaCAGAACAAGCTGCAGGGCTCGACGGAAGCTGCTTATCCATCGCATTGACCCTGAATCG ATTCTGGCATACAAGAATGCGTTTCCTGGATGCTACAAGGTCCCTCGATCGCCCACTCCACACAGCGGAAAACTTTATTCAAGGAGCGAAAGCGaaacaaagagaaaaactGTTGTCCACGATGATCGGAATATCCCAATCAGTTTTCTCGCTGATAGTGAAAGCATGTTCATTGCTTGCCAGGGGATCACTGTACATTACAAAATGTCTGATCCATCAAGTTGTGTATCTCCACCTCCTGAGTCATTTCCAGAAATCAAACATGACGTATTTTCGTCAAGCATTTCTCCTAGAAGACAGAGGCATGAGAGCCCACCATCAGCTTCCTCTAGTACCCGGCGTCTTTTGAATAGGAGCTTTAGTCACCAGTATCACCAAACATCTCTATATGCACCACTGTTGGCAGAACCAGTGACCTCTCCAACTTTGTCAGATGATATTCCCCTTCTGAGTCTTGATGATGGGAGCTTAGCGTCGTGTTTGAAACCTGTGGGTTTTGATCTTGAGGCTGGAGAGCGAGGGAAATTTGCTGTTGTTTTGGTGCATGGGTTTGGAGGGGGAGTATTCTCGTGGAGACATGTTTCTAATTTGCTTGCTCGACAAGTGGGTTGCATGGTCCTGGCTTTTGATCGCCCTGGATGGGGTTTAACATCTCGACCTCGCAGAAAGGACTGGGAAGATAAGAATCTGCCAAATCCATACGAGCTGGAGTCACAG GTTGATCTTCTCATTTCATTTTGCTCTGACATGGGCTTGCGCTCTGTGGTTTTAGTTGGTCATGATGATGGTGGCTTGCTTGCCCTGAGAACTGCAGAAAAGTTGCGTGTGGCTGGAGATTCAAGAAAG GTTGAAGTGAAGGGAGTTGTCCTTATAGGTGTAAGCTTATCAAGAGAAGTCATTCCTGCATTTGCTCGTATACTGCTGCATACCCCTCTGAGGAAAAAGCATATGGTCCGCCCACTTCTACGTACTGAAATCACTCAGGTCATCAATCGACGGGCATGGTTTGATGCCACTAAGTTGACAACAGATATTCTGAACCTCTACAAG GCGCCACTATTTGTCGAGGGCTGGGATGAAGCACTTCATGAAGTCGGCCGTCTTTCATTTTCTACCGTCCTACCACCAAAAAGAGCAGGAGAATTACTGAAATCAGTGGAAGACCTCCCTGTTCTGGTGGTAGCAGGTTCTGAGGATGTCCTTGTTTCTCTGAAGTCAGCGCAAATTATGGCTTCAAAACTTGTAAATTCT AGGCTAGTAACTATATCCGAATGCGGACATTTGCCACATGAGGAGTGTGCCAAGGCGTTGCTCTCAGCTCTTTCTCCATTCATCTCAAGATTGGTATCATCAGATGATTCATTGCAAAGACTGTAG